The Agrococcus carbonis genome has a window encoding:
- a CDS encoding M50 family metallopeptidase: MEAVLLFTAGVLVVVVGLAVSIGLHELGHLWPAKLFGVRVGQWMIGFGPTIFSFRKGETEYGMKWIPLGGYISMSGMFPPLKPGGESRDASTGFLDTLVQDARDSSAETIHEGEEHRAFWRLATWKRIVIMLGGPMMNLLLAVVLYGVVLCGFGIAVPSTTVASVSECVIAASEERTDCAPGDPLAPAAQAGIEPGDRIVAIDGQPVDGWADIQGAIRDLGGRDVPFVVERDGAEQTVEVTPIASERYVFDDLGQIVEVEGQPVTETIGFVGIGPQYVVEQQPVTAVLPAVGDNVVRVGELILNLPQRLVDVAQAAFGTEERDPNGPLSVVGVGRMAGEIAALDQVSILERVSAMVQLLASLNVALFVFNLIPLMPLDGGHILGAVVDAVRRGWARLRGKVATPLDTAKWVPLTLGVTAVLGVMSALLIYADIVKPISLFGG; encoded by the coding sequence ATGGAAGCCGTCCTCCTGTTCACCGCGGGCGTGCTCGTCGTCGTCGTCGGCCTCGCCGTCTCGATCGGCCTGCACGAGCTCGGGCACCTGTGGCCCGCGAAGCTCTTCGGCGTGCGCGTCGGGCAGTGGATGATCGGCTTCGGCCCCACGATCTTCTCGTTCCGCAAGGGCGAGACCGAGTACGGGATGAAGTGGATCCCGCTCGGCGGCTACATCTCGATGTCGGGCATGTTCCCGCCGCTGAAGCCGGGCGGCGAATCCCGAGACGCGTCGACCGGCTTCCTCGACACCCTCGTGCAGGACGCCCGCGACTCGAGCGCCGAGACGATCCACGAGGGCGAGGAGCACCGCGCGTTCTGGCGCCTCGCGACGTGGAAGCGCATCGTCATCATGCTCGGCGGGCCGATGATGAACCTGCTGCTCGCGGTCGTGCTCTACGGCGTCGTGCTGTGCGGCTTCGGCATAGCGGTGCCCTCGACCACGGTCGCGAGCGTCTCGGAGTGCGTCATCGCCGCATCCGAGGAGCGCACCGACTGCGCGCCCGGCGACCCGCTCGCGCCCGCCGCGCAAGCGGGTATCGAGCCCGGCGACCGCATCGTCGCGATCGACGGGCAGCCCGTCGACGGCTGGGCCGACATCCAGGGCGCGATCCGCGACCTCGGAGGCCGCGACGTGCCGTTCGTCGTCGAGCGCGACGGCGCCGAGCAGACCGTCGAGGTCACGCCGATCGCGAGCGAGCGCTACGTCTTCGACGACCTCGGCCAGATCGTCGAGGTCGAGGGGCAGCCCGTCACCGAGACGATCGGCTTCGTCGGCATCGGCCCGCAGTACGTCGTCGAGCAGCAGCCCGTCACCGCGGTGCTGCCTGCGGTCGGCGACAACGTCGTGCGCGTCGGCGAGCTCATCCTCAACCTGCCGCAGCGGCTGGTCGACGTCGCGCAGGCGGCGTTCGGCACCGAGGAGCGCGACCCCAACGGCCCGCTCTCGGTCGTCGGCGTCGGCCGCATGGCGGGCGAGATCGCCGCGCTCGACCAGGTGTCGATCCTCGAGCGCGTGAGCGCCATGGTGCAGCTGCTCGCGAGCCTCAACGTCGCGCTGTTCGTCTTCAACCTCATCCCGCTCATGCCCCTCGACGGCGGGCACATCCTCGGGGCGGTGGTGGATGCGGTGCGGCGCGGCTGGGCGCGCCTGCGCGGCAAGGTCGCGACGCCGCTCGACACCGCCAAGTGGGTGCCGCTCACGCTCGGGGTCACCGCGGTCCTCGGCGTCATGAGCGCGCTGCTCATCTACGCCGACATCGTCAAGCCCATCAGCCTCTTCGGCGGGTAG
- the dxr gene encoding 1-deoxy-D-xylulose-5-phosphate reductoisomerase codes for MARRRIILLGSTGSIGTQTLDVVRANPRRFEVVGLVAGSDRAGLEAQQAEFGGEAALGADAAVTMIESVEADVVVNGITGSVGLAPTLAALAAGRTLALANKESLIAGGDLVMRAAAPGQIVPVDSEHSAIAQCLRSGDHGEVRRLVLTASGGPFRGWSRERMAAVSPADALAHPTWDMGPMVTTNSATLVNKGLEVIEAHLLFDVPFDRIDVTVHPQSIVHSMVEFADGSTIAQASPPDMRLPISLGLDWPHRIAGVGAPLDWTTASAWTFEPLDERAFPAVALAKRVGRAGSTFPAVFNAANEQAVHAFHAGEIGFLDIIPAIERVLEQHEPGELTLEGVLAAERWARRVADEVCGVDR; via the coding sequence ATGGCCCGCCGCCGCATCATCCTGCTCGGCAGCACCGGCTCGATCGGCACGCAGACGCTCGACGTCGTGCGCGCGAACCCTCGCCGCTTCGAGGTCGTCGGCCTCGTCGCGGGGAGCGACCGCGCCGGGCTCGAGGCGCAGCAGGCCGAGTTCGGCGGCGAGGCGGCGCTCGGCGCCGATGCCGCGGTGACGATGATCGAGTCGGTCGAGGCCGACGTCGTCGTGAACGGCATCACCGGATCCGTCGGCCTGGCGCCGACGCTCGCGGCGCTCGCGGCCGGCCGCACCCTCGCGCTCGCCAACAAGGAGTCGCTCATCGCCGGCGGCGACCTCGTCATGCGCGCGGCCGCGCCCGGTCAGATCGTGCCGGTCGACTCCGAGCACTCCGCCATCGCGCAGTGCCTGCGATCGGGCGACCACGGCGAGGTGCGCAGGCTCGTCCTCACCGCATCCGGCGGCCCCTTCCGGGGCTGGAGCCGAGAGCGGATGGCCGCGGTGAGCCCGGCGGATGCGCTCGCGCACCCGACGTGGGACATGGGTCCGATGGTCACGACGAACTCCGCGACGCTCGTGAACAAGGGGCTCGAGGTGATCGAGGCGCACCTGCTGTTCGACGTGCCCTTCGACCGCATCGACGTCACGGTGCACCCGCAGTCGATCGTGCACTCGATGGTCGAGTTCGCCGACGGGTCGACGATCGCGCAGGCCTCGCCGCCCGACATGCGGCTGCCGATCTCGCTCGGCCTCGACTGGCCGCACCGCATCGCGGGCGTCGGGGCGCCCCTCGACTGGACCACCGCATCCGCGTGGACCTTCGAGCCGCTCGACGAGCGCGCGTTCCCCGCCGTGGCGCTCGCGAAGCGCGTGGGCCGGGCCGGCTCGACCTTCCCGGCCGTCTTCAACGCCGCGAACGAGCAGGCGGTGCACGCCTTCCACGCGGGCGAGATCGGCTTCCTCGACATCATCCCGGCGATCGAGCGCGTGCTCGAGCAGCACGAGCCGGGCGAGCTGACCCTCGAGGGCGTGCTCGCGGCCGAGCGCTGGGCGCGCCGCGTCGCCGACGAGGTCTGCGGCGTCGACCGGTAG